A section of the Streptomyces sp. NBC_00178 genome encodes:
- the bldC gene encoding developmental transcriptional regulator BldC, whose protein sequence is MTARTPDAEPLLTPAEVATMFRVDPKTVTRWAKAGKLTSIRTLGGHRRYREAEVRALLAGIPQQRSEA, encoded by the coding sequence ATGACCGCTCGCACCCCTGATGCCGAGCCGCTGCTGACCCCGGCTGAGGTCGCCACGATGTTCCGCGTGGACCCGAAGACGGTCACCCGTTGGGCAAAGGCTGGCAAGCTCACGTCCATCCGCACGCTCGGTGGACATCGCCGGTACCGCGAGGCAGAGGTCCGCGCACTGCTTGCGGGTATCCCGCAGCAGCGCAGCGAGGCCTGA
- a CDS encoding DUF6274 family protein: MSASTARHETRALLRAHLAAASGYRHLTRHCPVCHRLLRLAMEPLTAPQEPSEPAESGMKAQPPAGPESAADGRGSDAWGEAGPHDPPPEGDTPSGERSQGRREAPPDDTSAAGA, translated from the coding sequence ATGTCCGCGTCCACGGCAAGGCACGAGACCCGCGCGCTGCTGCGCGCCCATCTGGCGGCGGCGTCCGGCTATCGCCACCTCACCCGTCACTGCCCTGTGTGCCATCGGCTGCTGCGACTGGCCATGGAGCCCCTGACGGCCCCACAGGAGCCTTCGGAGCCCGCCGAATCGGGCATGAAGGCGCAGCCGCCCGCGGGCCCGGAGAGCGCCGCCGACGGCCGCGGGAGCGACGCCTGGGGCGAGGCCGGCCCGCACGATCCGCCCCCGGAGGGCGACACCCCCTCCGGGGAGCGCTCTCAGGGCCGCCGCGAAGCGCCTCCCGATGACACAAGCGCCGCCGGGGCGTGA
- the hrpA gene encoding ATP-dependent RNA helicase HrpA: protein MSTSFADLQSQLGQLSLRDANRLGRRLEGARRIRKPEARQSVLDEIAAEAGKAAGRLAARAARLPALSYPDELPVSQKKDEILEAIRDHQVVIVAGETGSGKTTQIPKICMELGRGVRGMIGHTQPRRIAARTVAERVADELKTPLGETVGWKVRFTDQVNPESTYLKLMTDGILLAEIQTDRELLAYDTIIIDEAHERSLNIDFLLGYLARLLPKRPDLKVVITSATIDPERFARHFGEAPIVEVSGRTYPVEVRYRPLLEEEGEDSDRDQITAICDAVDELGHEAPGDVLVFLSGEREIRDTADALNKRNLRHTEVLPLYARLSHAEQHRVFQRHTGRRIVLATNVAETSLTVPGIKYVIDPGNARISRYSHRTKVQRLPIERISQASANQRKGRCGRTSDGICIRLYSEDDFVTRPEFTDPEILRTNLASVILQMTAAGLGDIEKFPFIDPPDHRNIRDGVQLLQELGALDPGEKDPKKRLTPLGRKLSQLPVDPRLARMVIEADRNGCAREVMVIAAALSIQDPRERPAEKQTQADQNHARFKDETSDFLAYLNLWRYVREQQKERGSSSFRRMCKQEYLNFLRIREWQDIYAQLRTVAKQMGISVEEPKADEGIPEQAVHTSLLSGLLSHIGLKDTEKNEYVGARNAKFAIFPGSALFKKQPRFVMSAELVETSRLWARVNAKVEPEWIEPLAEHLLKRTYSEPHWEKDQAAVMAYERVTLYGVPIVAQRKINFGRIDQEASRDLFIRNALVEGDWRTHHQFFHDNRKLLGEVEELEHRARRRDILVDDETLFDFYDQRIPEHIVSGAHFDSWWKHKRRDEPEALDFERSMLINEKAGAVTKDDYPDSWRQGKLKFRVTYQFEPGADADGVTVHIPLQVLNQVTSEGFDWQIPGLREEVVTELIRSLPKPIRRHYVPAPNYAATFLDRAVPLQEPLPLTLARELQRMVGVPVTADDFDLSRVPDHLKITFRITDERRRKVAEDKDLEALRIQLRPKARQALSKAAAATAGPSGESVERSGLTGWTIGTLNRVFETRRAGQPVKAYPALVDQGATVAVRLFDTEAEQQQAMWRGTRRLILLNIPVSPAKFASDKLTNQQKLALSRNPHGSIQALFDDCATAAADRLIAAHGGPAWDEASFRTLYDKVRADLVDLTVRTVGQVQQILAAWQACERRLKTVNSLVLIDNLTDVRDHLARLMPAGFVTATGLRRLPDLMRYLVAEDRRLQQMPSNAQRDTTRMEKVHEMQDEYAWLLEQLPQGRPVPQEVLDIRWMIEELRVSYFAHALGTAQPVSDKRIVKAIDAAAP, encoded by the coding sequence ATGTCTACTTCCTTCGCCGATCTCCAGTCCCAGCTCGGACAGCTCTCGCTCCGCGACGCGAACCGGCTCGGCCGGCGCCTCGAAGGAGCGCGCCGCATCCGCAAGCCCGAGGCCCGACAGTCCGTGCTGGACGAGATCGCGGCCGAAGCGGGCAAGGCGGCCGGGCGCCTCGCCGCGCGCGCGGCCCGGCTGCCCGCGCTGTCGTACCCCGACGAGCTCCCGGTCAGCCAGAAGAAGGACGAGATCCTGGAGGCGATACGCGACCACCAGGTCGTGATCGTCGCCGGTGAGACCGGGTCCGGCAAGACCACGCAGATCCCCAAGATCTGCATGGAGCTGGGGCGCGGCGTCCGGGGCATGATCGGGCACACCCAGCCCCGGCGGATCGCCGCCCGCACGGTCGCGGAGCGGGTCGCCGACGAGCTGAAGACACCGCTCGGCGAGACCGTCGGCTGGAAGGTCCGCTTCACCGATCAGGTGAACCCGGAGTCGACGTACCTGAAGCTGATGACGGACGGCATCCTGCTCGCCGAGATCCAGACGGACCGCGAGCTGCTGGCCTACGACACGATCATCATCGACGAGGCCCACGAGCGGTCCCTGAACATCGACTTCCTGCTCGGCTACCTGGCCCGGCTGCTGCCGAAGCGCCCGGACCTGAAGGTCGTCATCACCTCGGCGACCATCGACCCCGAACGGTTCGCACGCCACTTCGGCGAGGCTCCGATCGTCGAGGTCAGCGGGCGTACGTACCCGGTCGAGGTGCGGTACCGCCCGCTGCTCGAAGAGGAGGGCGAGGACTCCGACCGCGACCAGATCACCGCGATCTGCGACGCGGTGGACGAGCTCGGCCACGAGGCCCCCGGCGACGTGCTGGTCTTCCTCTCCGGCGAGCGCGAGATCCGGGACACCGCGGACGCCCTGAACAAACGCAACCTCAGACACACCGAGGTGCTGCCCCTCTACGCGCGCCTGTCGCACGCCGAGCAGCACCGCGTGTTCCAGCGCCACACGGGGCGCAGGATCGTTCTGGCGACCAACGTCGCCGAGACCTCGCTGACCGTCCCCGGCATCAAGTACGTCATCGACCCGGGCAACGCCCGCATCTCCCGCTACAGCCACCGCACCAAGGTCCAGCGGCTGCCCATCGAGCGGATCTCCCAGGCCAGCGCCAACCAGCGCAAGGGCCGGTGCGGACGTACCTCGGACGGCATCTGCATCCGGCTGTACTCCGAGGACGACTTCGTCACCCGGCCGGAGTTCACCGACCCGGAGATCCTGCGGACCAACCTGGCCTCCGTGATCCTCCAGATGACCGCGGCCGGCCTCGGCGACATCGAGAAGTTCCCCTTCATCGACCCGCCGGACCACCGCAACATCCGCGACGGCGTCCAGCTGCTCCAGGAGCTGGGGGCACTCGATCCGGGCGAGAAGGATCCGAAAAAGCGGCTCACCCCCCTCGGCCGCAAGCTCTCCCAGCTGCCCGTCGACCCGCGGCTGGCCCGCATGGTCATCGAGGCGGACAGGAACGGCTGCGCCCGCGAGGTCATGGTCATCGCCGCCGCGCTGTCCATCCAGGACCCGCGCGAGCGGCCCGCGGAGAAGCAGACCCAGGCCGACCAGAACCACGCCCGCTTCAAGGACGAGACGTCGGACTTCCTGGCGTACCTGAACCTCTGGCGCTACGTCCGCGAGCAGCAGAAGGAGCGCGGCTCGTCCTCGTTCCGGAGGATGTGCAAGCAGGAGTACCTGAACTTCCTGCGCATCCGGGAGTGGCAGGACATCTACGCGCAGCTGCGCACGGTGGCCAAGCAGATGGGCATCAGCGTCGAGGAGCCCAAGGCCGACGAGGGGATCCCCGAGCAGGCGGTGCACACCTCCCTGCTCTCCGGTCTCCTCTCGCACATCGGGCTGAAGGACACCGAGAAGAACGAGTACGTGGGGGCCCGCAACGCCAAGTTCGCGATCTTCCCGGGCTCCGCGCTGTTCAAGAAGCAGCCCCGCTTCGTGATGTCGGCCGAGCTGGTCGAGACGTCCCGGCTGTGGGCGCGCGTCAACGCGAAGGTCGAGCCGGAGTGGATCGAACCCCTCGCCGAGCACCTGCTGAAGCGCACCTACAGCGAGCCGCACTGGGAGAAGGACCAGGCGGCGGTCATGGCGTACGAGCGGGTCACGCTCTACGGGGTACCGATCGTCGCCCAGCGCAAGATCAATTTCGGCCGTATCGACCAGGAGGCGTCGCGCGACCTGTTCATCCGGAACGCCCTGGTCGAGGGTGACTGGCGCACGCACCACCAGTTCTTCCATGACAATCGCAAACTGCTCGGCGAGGTCGAGGAGTTGGAGCACCGGGCCCGGCGCCGCGACATCCTCGTCGACGACGAGACGCTCTTCGACTTCTACGATCAGCGGATTCCCGAGCACATCGTCTCCGGGGCCCACTTCGACTCCTGGTGGAAGCACAAGCGCCGCGACGAGCCCGAAGCGCTCGACTTCGAGCGCTCGATGCTCATCAACGAGAAGGCCGGGGCCGTCACCAAGGACGACTACCCGGACTCGTGGCGGCAGGGGAAGCTCAAGTTCCGGGTGACCTACCAGTTCGAGCCGGGCGCGGACGCCGACGGCGTGACCGTCCACATCCCGCTCCAGGTGCTCAACCAGGTCACGTCCGAGGGCTTCGACTGGCAGATCCCGGGCCTGCGCGAAGAGGTGGTCACCGAGCTCATCCGCTCGCTGCCCAAGCCGATCCGCCGGCACTACGTCCCCGCGCCGAACTACGCGGCCACGTTCCTCGACCGGGCGGTCCCGCTGCAGGAACCCCTGCCGCTCACGCTCGCCCGCGAGCTCCAGCGGATGGTCGGCGTGCCGGTCACGGCCGACGACTTCGACCTGTCCCGGGTCCCCGACCACCTGAAGATCACCTTCCGGATCACCGACGAACGCCGCCGGAAGGTCGCCGAGGACAAGGACCTGGAGGCGCTGAGGATCCAGCTGCGACCCAAGGCCCGCCAGGCCCTCTCCAAGGCGGCGGCGGCCACCGCGGGCCCCTCGGGGGAGTCCGTCGAGCGCTCGGGCCTCACCGGCTGGACCATCGGCACCCTGAACCGCGTCTTCGAGACCCGCCGCGCCGGCCAGCCGGTGAAGGCGTACCCGGCGCTCGTCGACCAGGGCGCGACCGTGGCCGTACGGCTCTTCGACACGGAGGCCGAGCAGCAGCAGGCGATGTGGCGCGGCACCCGCAGGCTGATCCTGCTGAACATCCCGGTGAGTCCGGCCAAGTTCGCCTCGGACAAGCTCACCAACCAGCAGAAGCTGGCGCTGTCCCGGAATCCGCACGGCTCCATCCAGGCGCTGTTCGACGACTGCGCGACGGCGGCGGCCGACCGGCTGATCGCCGCTCACGGCGGACCGGCCTGGGACGAGGCGTCGTTCCGCACGCTGTACGACAAGGTGCGCGCCGACCTCGTGGACCTCACCGTCCGCACGGTCGGCCAGGTGCAGCAGATCCTGGCGGCCTGGCAGGCCTGCGAGCGCCGGCTCAAGACGGTGAACAGCCTGGTCCTGATCGACAACCTCACCGACGTACGGGACCACCTGGCCCGTCTGATGCCGGCCGGGTTCGTCACCGCGACGGGCCTGCGCAGGCTGCCCGACCTGATGCGCTACCTGGTCGCCGAGGACCGCCGGCTGCAGCAGATGCCGTCCAACGCCCAGCGGGACACGACGCGCATGGAGAAGGTCCACGAGATGCAGGACGAGTACGCCTGGCTCCTCGAACAGCTCCCGCAGGGACGGCCCGTGCCGCAGGAGGTCCTGGACATCCGCTGGATGATCGAGGAGCTGCGGGTGAGCTACTTCGCGCACGCCCTCGGCACCGCGCAGCCCGTCTCGGACAAGCGGATCGTGAAGGCGATCGACGCGGCGGCGCCCTGA
- a CDS encoding DsbA family protein translates to MPTPQRTSSPLLKPLLIGLAVALAAGLLGFVSYVATAPDGAASDAPAVRTTEDTDPDVQRELARLARRDAGDKLAQGRTDAPVVLIEYADFQCGYCGKFARDTEPELIRRYVDDGTLRIEWRNFPIFGETSEAAARAAWAAGQQDRFWAFHRAAYAEDAKEKGFGKARLRALAAQAGVKDLDRFARDADSPRAAEAVRADKEQAYGIGATSTPSFLVNGRPLAGAQPTAVFTQAVEEAAAEAANVGNAGNDAGNRAK, encoded by the coding sequence ATGCCCACGCCCCAGCGCACCTCGTCGCCCCTCCTGAAGCCGCTGCTCATCGGCCTCGCCGTCGCGCTCGCCGCGGGACTGCTCGGCTTCGTCTCCTATGTGGCCACCGCTCCCGACGGCGCCGCGTCCGACGCACCGGCCGTCCGCACGACCGAGGACACGGACCCCGACGTCCAGCGCGAACTGGCGCGCCTCGCCCGCCGCGACGCGGGCGACAAACTGGCCCAGGGCCGCACCGACGCCCCCGTCGTCCTCATCGAGTACGCCGACTTCCAGTGCGGCTACTGCGGCAAGTTCGCCCGGGACACCGAACCCGAACTGATCCGGAGGTACGTCGACGACGGCACCCTGCGGATCGAGTGGCGCAACTTCCCGATCTTCGGCGAGACGTCCGAGGCGGCGGCCCGCGCGGCCTGGGCCGCGGGGCAGCAGGACCGCTTCTGGGCCTTCCACCGGGCCGCCTACGCCGAGGACGCCAAGGAGAAGGGCTTCGGCAAGGCCCGGCTCAGGGCCCTCGCCGCACAGGCGGGCGTCAAGGACCTCGACCGGTTCGCGCGCGACGCCGACAGCCCGCGGGCCGCGGAGGCGGTCCGGGCGGACAAGGAGCAGGCCTACGGGATCGGCGCCACCTCCACGCCGTCCTTCCTCGTCAACGGCCGCCCGCTCGCCGGCGCCCAGCCGACGGCCGTCTTCACTCAGGCCGTCGAGGAGGCGGCGGCGGAGGCCGCGAACGTCGGGAACGCGGGCAATGACGCCGGGAACCGGGCGAAGTGA
- a CDS encoding cytochrome c biogenesis CcdA family protein yields the protein MTPGIGYFAALLGGLLTLVSPCSALLLPAFFAYTVDSPTRLLARTGIFYTGLATTLVPLGAAGSYAGRLFYGHRDALVLGAGWLIIGLGLAQIAGLGFASRRIAALSGRIRPTTALSVYALGAVYGLAGFCAGPVLGGVLTVAAVSGSPAYGGLLLAVYALGMAVPLFVLALLWERFGLGRRAWLRGRTLRVGRLGVHSNSLLSGLLFVGLGVLFLVRDGMAALPGLLDVDASFAVEQWVRRVGAGVPDAAALGVVVGVALLVPVVHVVRRRRDG from the coding sequence GTGACCCCCGGCATCGGCTACTTCGCGGCCCTGCTCGGCGGACTGCTCACCCTGGTCAGCCCGTGCAGCGCCCTGCTGCTCCCCGCCTTCTTCGCCTACACCGTCGACTCCCCGACGCGGCTGCTGGCGCGCACCGGGATCTTCTACACCGGTCTCGCCACCACCCTTGTCCCGCTCGGCGCGGCGGGCTCGTACGCCGGGCGGCTGTTCTACGGCCACCGCGACGCGCTCGTCCTCGGTGCGGGCTGGCTGATCATCGGACTCGGCCTCGCGCAGATCGCGGGGCTGGGCTTCGCCTCCCGCCGGATCGCCGCGCTCAGCGGCCGCATCCGGCCCACGACGGCACTGTCCGTCTACGCCCTGGGCGCGGTCTACGGACTGGCCGGCTTCTGCGCGGGCCCGGTCCTCGGCGGCGTCCTCACGGTGGCGGCCGTCAGCGGCAGCCCCGCCTACGGCGGGCTGCTCCTCGCCGTCTACGCCCTGGGCATGGCCGTACCGCTGTTCGTGCTCGCGCTCCTCTGGGAGCGCTTCGGTCTGGGCCGCAGGGCCTGGCTGCGCGGGCGGACGCTGCGCGTCGGCCGCCTCGGGGTGCACAGCAACTCGCTGCTCTCGGGTCTCCTCTTCGTCGGACTGGGCGTCCTGTTCCTCGTCCGTGACGGGATGGCCGCACTGCCTGGACTCCTGGATGTGGACGCCTCGTTCGCCGTCGAGCAGTGGGTGCGGCGGGTGGGTGCGGGCGTACCGGACGCGGCGGCCCTGGGCGTGGTGGTGGGTGTGGCACTGCTGGTGCCGGTCGTGCACGTGGTCCGGCGGCGCCGCGACGGGTGA
- a CDS encoding metallophosphoesterase family protein yields MARPFHAAAARVRRLRPSRSRTPAAVGLAPAAHPWRRAFVMLAVVVLGAWLGLLVVGSVRTPVGPMDTTMTLRPSVSGGTKINVSPLGALELDSHHAPVRLDVDVDQLDPERSQALVKHPERLSGLQQEVTDDVASGTRELAFRSCVAVVSGATALGLVVYRRPRRALAAGGLALALLAASGVSAYATWNPKSVLEPKFSGLLSSAPSVVGDARSIVTEFDVYQQELARLVTNVTKLYDATSTLPVYQPDPGTIRVLHVSDIHLNPAAWHIIASLVEQYEIDVIIDSGDTMDHGTAAENGFLDPVRDLGAPYVWVRGNHDSKVTQAYLEKTRNAHVLDEGDAVDVAGLRIAGTGDPQFTPDRARPRGGKAAEQFAGMRLASALRDQKRAGTPVDIAVAHDPNAARETDGTVPLVLAGHLHHRVNELLPLGTRLKVEGSTGGGGLRAVQNEKPEKVRASVLYLDRSTRHLQAWDEITLGGLGLTTAEVGRHLPEENLTSPSPSPSVPTTSP; encoded by the coding sequence ATGGCACGCCCGTTCCACGCCGCAGCCGCCCGTGTCCGCCGACTCCGCCCGTCCCGCTCCCGTACCCCCGCGGCCGTCGGTCTCGCACCGGCCGCGCACCCCTGGCGGCGCGCTTTCGTGATGCTGGCGGTGGTGGTGCTGGGCGCCTGGCTCGGGCTGCTGGTGGTCGGCAGTGTGCGGACGCCGGTGGGCCCCATGGACACGACCATGACCCTGCGGCCGTCGGTGAGCGGCGGGACCAAGATCAACGTGTCCCCGCTGGGCGCCCTGGAGCTGGACTCCCACCACGCCCCGGTCCGCCTGGACGTGGACGTCGACCAGCTGGACCCGGAGCGCTCCCAGGCCCTGGTGAAGCACCCCGAGCGCCTGTCGGGACTGCAGCAGGAGGTCACCGACGACGTCGCTTCCGGCACCCGTGAGCTGGCCTTCCGCTCGTGCGTGGCCGTCGTGTCGGGGGCCACGGCCCTCGGCCTCGTCGTCTACCGGCGCCCGCGCCGCGCGCTGGCCGCCGGCGGACTCGCGCTGGCGCTGCTGGCGGCGTCGGGCGTGAGCGCGTACGCCACCTGGAACCCGAAGTCGGTCCTGGAGCCGAAGTTCTCCGGGCTGCTCTCCAGCGCCCCCTCGGTCGTCGGCGACGCCCGGTCGATCGTCACCGAGTTCGACGTCTACCAGCAGGAGCTGGCACGCCTGGTCACCAACGTCACCAAGCTGTACGACGCCACGTCCACGCTGCCCGTCTACCAGCCGGACCCCGGGACCATCCGGGTCCTGCACGTCTCCGACATCCACCTGAACCCGGCCGCCTGGCACATCATCGCCTCGCTGGTCGAGCAGTACGAGATCGACGTGATCATCGACTCCGGCGACACGATGGACCACGGCACGGCCGCCGAGAACGGCTTCCTCGACCCGGTCCGCGACCTCGGCGCCCCCTACGTCTGGGTGCGGGGCAACCACGACTCCAAAGTGACCCAGGCGTATCTGGAGAAGACGAGGAACGCGCACGTCCTGGACGAGGGCGACGCGGTGGACGTGGCCGGACTGCGCATCGCGGGCACCGGGGACCCCCAGTTCACCCCCGACCGCGCACGTCCCAGGGGCGGCAAGGCCGCCGAGCAGTTCGCAGGCATGCGGCTCGCCTCCGCGCTGCGCGACCAGAAGCGTGCGGGCACCCCGGTGGACATCGCGGTCGCCCACGACCCGAACGCGGCCCGGGAGACCGACGGAACGGTTCCTCTGGTCCTGGCCGGCCATCTCCACCACCGGGTGAACGAACTGCTCCCCCTGGGCACCCGACTGAAGGTCGAGGGCTCCACGGGCGGCGGCGGCCTGCGCGCCGTGCAGAACGAGAAGCCCGAGAAGGTGCGCGCCTCCGTGCTCTACCTGGACCGCTCCACCCGGCATCTGCAGGCCTGGGACGAGATCACGCTGGGCGGGCTCGGCCTCACGACGGCCGAGGTCGGCCGCCACCTCCCGGAGGAGAACCTCACCTCCCCGTCGCCCTCGCCGAGCGTCCCGACGACCTCCCCGTAA
- a CDS encoding metallopeptidase family protein codes for MLEMTREEFEELVSLALDRVPPELMRLMDNVAVFVEEEPEDPGDRELLGLYEGTPLTERGEWYAGVLPDRITIYRGPTLRMCETREDVVAETEITVVHEIAHHFGIDDERLHELGYG; via the coding sequence GTGCTGGAGATGACGCGCGAGGAGTTCGAAGAGCTGGTGAGCCTGGCTCTTGACCGTGTCCCGCCGGAGCTGATGCGGCTGATGGACAACGTCGCGGTGTTCGTGGAGGAGGAGCCGGAGGACCCCGGGGACCGGGAGCTGCTCGGCCTCTACGAGGGCACCCCGCTCACCGAGCGGGGCGAGTGGTACGCGGGTGTGCTGCCGGACCGGATCACCATCTACCGGGGCCCGACGCTGCGCATGTGCGAGACGCGCGAGGACGTCGTCGCCGAGACCGAGATCACCGTCGTCCACGAGATCGCGCACCACTTCGGCATCGACGACGAGCGGCTGCACGAGCTGGGGTACGGGTGA
- a CDS encoding FluC/FEX family fluoride channel: MSGAGRWRVLAVVAAGGAAGSAARYAVTLAVPAAEGGFPWAVFAVNVAGCALIGALMVLTVELGRITHPLVRPFLGVGVLGGFTTFSTYAAGVSDLLVRQEVATATAYAAVTAVAALAAVWGAAVLTRALAGATGRAS, translated from the coding sequence ATGAGCGGCGCGGGCAGGTGGCGGGTCCTGGCCGTGGTCGCGGCCGGCGGCGCGGCCGGGTCGGCGGCGCGCTACGCGGTGACCCTCGCCGTGCCCGCCGCGGAGGGCGGTTTTCCCTGGGCGGTGTTCGCCGTCAACGTGGCGGGCTGCGCGCTGATCGGTGCGCTGATGGTGCTGACCGTCGAACTCGGCAGGATCACGCACCCGCTGGTGCGGCCCTTCCTGGGGGTCGGGGTGCTCGGCGGGTTCACCACGTTCTCGACGTACGCCGCCGGGGTGTCGGACCTGCTGGTCCGTCAGGAGGTGGCGACCGCGACCGCGTACGCCGCCGTGACGGCCGTCGCGGCGCTCGCCGCGGTGTGGGGGGCGGCCGTGCTCACCCGGGCGCTGGCCGGCGCGACGGGGCGGGCGTCGTGA
- a CDS encoding fluoride efflux transporter FluC — MNWLLVVLGGAAGAPLRYLTDRAVQARHGAGLPYVFPWGTFTVNAAGSLLLGVLTGAAVSSPVFALLGTGLCGALTTYSTFSYETLRLAEQGRGFLAGANVLASLLAGLGAVFLGAEVAGGFGGAGG, encoded by the coding sequence GTGAACTGGCTGCTGGTCGTCCTCGGAGGGGCCGCCGGGGCACCGCTGCGCTACCTGACGGACCGTGCGGTACAGGCGCGGCACGGCGCCGGGCTGCCGTACGTGTTCCCGTGGGGGACCTTCACGGTCAATGCGGCGGGCAGCCTGCTGCTCGGGGTGCTCACGGGCGCCGCGGTGTCCTCGCCGGTCTTCGCGCTGCTGGGGACCGGCCTGTGCGGGGCGCTGACGACGTACTCGACCTTCTCGTACGAGACGCTGCGGCTGGCCGAGCAGGGGCGCGGCTTCCTGGCGGGTGCCAACGTGCTGGCGTCGCTGCTGGCCGGGCTCGGGGCGGTCTTCCTCGGGGCGGAGGTGGCGGGCGGTTTCGGCGGCGCCGGGGGCTGA